One Colius striatus isolate bColStr4 chromosome 10, bColStr4.1.hap1, whole genome shotgun sequence genomic region harbors:
- the LOC133626265 gene encoding histone-lysine N-methyltransferase EHMT1-like has translation MKRSRDLGEELELLISKLCSPKELAKYQMFTGALEVVVTLWLKLSGCLARVEPLLSSLGEMPQRRAGVRAALRCAAGAARDGRQPELSLGPLCPRSPAPAGSCRPNGELRPLVRGLLPRLLRSVRALLSVSCGSDVSLKNTESETPAQCTGLSSEVWVALETKKTLEETSNERLTQTEKVLSRDISRGYEWVPIPCVNAVDSEPCPSDFKYIVKSCFTSAVAVDSNVTHLQRCACADDCSSSTCVCGQLSGRCWYRQDGRLLPGFKQRNPPCIVECNPMCLCWRTCRNRVVQNGPRVQLQLFRTREMGWGVRTMEDIPAGTFVCEYVGEVISDAEAELREDTYLFDLDNEAGDVYCIDARFYGNIGRFINHHCEPNVFAARVFTSHQDVRFPRLVFFSTRDIRAGEQLGFDYKEDFWAVKGKSFSCKCGSGRCKYTSWALAKRQARAMARSRKPKEAPVSSWAAKAPWHRH, from the exons ATGAAGAGGAGTCGTGATCttggggaggagctggagctcttgatcagcaagctctgcagccccaaggAGTTGGCCAAGTACCAGATGTTCACTGGTGCTTTGGAGGTGGTGGTGACACTCTGGCTGAAGCTCTCAGGATGCCTGGCTCGTGTGGAGCCCCTTCTGAGCAGCCTGGGGGAGATGCCCCAGCGCAGAGCGG GCGTGCGAGCGGCGCTGCGCTGCGCTGCGGGGGCGGCGCGGGACGGGCGGCAGCCGGAGCTGTCCCTGGGGCCGCTGTGCCCGCGCTCGCCGGCGCCCGCTGGCAGTTGCCGCCCCAACGGCGAGTTGCGGCCGCTCGTCCGGGGGCTGCTGCCGCGGCTCCTGCGCAGCGTCCGAGCGCT TCTCTCTGTTTCTTGTGGCTCAGATGTCAGTTTAAAGAACACGGAGAGTGAGACTCCAGCCCAGTGCACTGGCCTGAGCTCTGAGGTCTGGGTGGCCCTGGAGACAAAGAAGACTCTTGAAGAAACATCTAATGAGAGGCTTACCCAGACAGAGAAGGTGCTGAGCAG AGACATCTCCCGGGGTTACGAGTGGGTCCCGATTCCCTGTGTCAATGCTGTGGACAGTGAGCCGTGTCCCAGCGACTTCAAATACATTGTGAAGAGCTGCTTCACCTCCGCAGTGGCCGTTGACAGCAACGTCACTCATTTACAG CGCTGCGCGTGTGCGGACGactgctcctccagcacctgcGTGTGTGGGCAGCTCAGCGGGCGCTGCTGGTACCGGCAG GATGGCCGACTGCTGCCTGGATTCAAGCAGAGGAACCCCCCGTGTATCGTCGAGTGCAACCCCATGTGCTTGTGCTGGCGAACCTGCAGGAACCGCGTGGTGCAGAACGGGCCCCG GGTTCAGCTACAGCTGTTCCGCACACGAGAGATGGGCTGGGGTGTGAGAACCATGGAGGACATTCCAGCAGGAACCTTTGTGTGCGA GTACGTCGGTGAGGTGATCTCCGATGCCGAGGCAGAGCTCCGTGAAGACACCTACCTGTTCGACCTGGACAACGAG GCAGGAGACGTGTACTGCATCGATGCGCGTTTCTATGGCAACATCGGCCGCTTCATCAACCATCACTGCGAGCCCAACGTCTTCGCTGCCAGGGTCTTCACATCCCATCAGGACGTGCGCTTCCCCAGGCTGGTCTTCTTCAGCACGAGGGAcatcagagctggagagcagcttgg CTTCGACTACAAGGAGGATTTCTGGGCCGTCAAAGGCAAATCCTTCAGCTGCAAATGCGGCTCTGGCAGGTGCAAGTACACGAGCTGGGCGCTGGCCAAGCGCCAGGCGCGCGCCATGGCCCGCAGCAGGAAGCCAAAGGAGGCCCCTGTCAGCAGCTGGGCAGCAAAGGCTCCATGGCACAGGCACTGA